The following are from one region of the Heterodontus francisci isolate sHetFra1 chromosome 34, sHetFra1.hap1, whole genome shotgun sequence genome:
- the LOC137348721 gene encoding neuropeptides capa receptor-like — MCQSYKFHTESCKTDDFVGSRTSNIPVLSSSQAYTIPLSLTPTSSITANLAVIVILSRGRCGLSRCITYYLMSLAVTDLLIIITAVIFNRIVGIYFPGSILFITPLCSLRIALSLAIMDCSTWLTVAFTFDRFMAICCQKLKIKYCTEKTAGRVIGIVPVMSCLKYTFHYFIYEPLYIINDIPWFCEIKLVFYASNAWIAYDWICRILTPGLPFILILLLNALTIRHILTANRARRRLRIQTIGKTQSDPEMEKRRKSIVLLFCISGSFIMLYLLRLINFLYVRIVKLNYFSGSNFDESNYILDQTGYMSELLSSCVNPFIYAGTQRKFREELKNGVKYPLNLIVKLLK; from the coding sequence ATGTGTCAAAGCTATAAATTTCACACAGAATCCTGTAAAACGGATGATTTTGTTGGGAGTCGGACCAGTAACATTCCTGTTCTCTCCAGCTCACAAGCATACACTATTCCTCTTTCTCTTACTCCCACTTCCTCTattacagctaacttggcagtgattgtgatcctgtcccgaggaagatgcggtctctccagatgtatcacttactacctaATGTCCttggcagtgacggatctcctgaTCATCATCACCGCTGTGATATTTAACCGGATTGTTGGTATTTATTTCCCAGGCAGTATCCTGTTCATCACACCACTGTGCAGTCTCCGTATTGCCCTCAGCTTGGCGATCATGGACTGTTCTacctggttaacagtcgctttcacttttgatcgatttatggccatttgttgccagaagctgaaaataaaatactgcactgagaaaacagcgggACGGGTTATTGGAATCGTGCCTGTAATGAGCTGTTTAAAATATACGTTCCATTATTTTATATATGAACCTTTGTATATAATTAACGATATACCCTGGTTCTGTGAAATAAAATTAGTATTTTATGCATCAAATGCATGGATTGCATATGACTGGATTTGCCGTATTTTAACCCCTggtctcccattcattctgattttactgctcaatgctctgaccatcAGACATATTCTGACAGCCAAtagagctcgcaggagactccgaATCCAGACCATTGGAAAgactcagagtgacccagagatggagaagcggagaaaaTCCATCGTTTTACTCTTCTGCATTTCGGGCAGTTTCATCATGTTATATTTGCTACGTCTTATAAATTTCCTTTATGTCCGAATTGTGAAACTTAATTATTTCTctggttccaattttgatgaatcaaattatattctggacCAAACTGGATATATGTCTGAGCTTTTGAGTTCCTGTGTCAATCcgtttatttatgcagggacccagagaaaattcagagaggagttaaaaaatggagtgaaatatccactaaatctaattgttaaattgttGAAATGA